A segment of the Acaryochloris marina S15 genome:
CTAGAGGCGAATGACCCAGGACATCACTTTAACGACTATTGGCGTTATTGATGTTCCACTACGCGTAATTCAGCTTAAATTAGTGTCCAAGAAGTCTTGAAAAATCTGAAGTCAGTGTAAATCATTCGCTAAGATGCTGCTTCCCAGTCCTTTAATTTTTCATGGTTAGGTGCTGGAGAACGAGATCGCAATAGCTGTTTAGGAACACCAATATTGCCCCCCCTTGGTAAGTATATTTCTTTGCGTCGTCGATGCTTCGATTTCTTGGATTTAGCGCTTGCCCGTTTTGAATTGGAGGGCTTTTCTGTCGGCATCATCATCAATACCTCCTGTCGTTGAGGGTATTGGTCACCCCCTGATTTAGGCAGAACCAACATCCTTCAACTTGTAATATAAGTTCTCAACGATAATCAAAATCATACTTCTGAACAGCTGAGATTCCCTCTAACTTCAGAATACGAAGCAATGCTGAAGATCTTATGAGTTAAGTGATGCAGCAAAGCTAACTGACTTCACCCCTAAATTGACGATATCGATAGTAGGCTGCACAAGCACCTTCGGAAGACACCATAGGGGCACCAAGCGGGTGCTCTGGGGTGCATTGGTGACCAAAAGCAGGGCAATCGGGTGGCTTTAGAAACCCTTGCAGAATCTGGTCGCTGATGCAATTGATCTCAGATTTAGTATCAACGCAAACTGAAACACTGGAATTTTGGGGTAAAAGGGCCTGGGCATCCCGATAGGCATACTGGGGGCGCAACTTCAAACCACTATTGGGAATGGTGGTTAGCCCCCGCCACTGACGATCACTCGGTTCAAAAACCTCTGCCATCAGTTGCTGAGCCTCCGAATTTCCCTTGGATTGAACCACCCGAGGATATTGATTCTCCACCACTGCTTTTCCAACCTCCAGTTGTTGGAGGCAGTGGTAAATACCTTGCAGAATGTCCACGGGTTCAAATCCCGTCACCACAATTGGAGTGTGATACTGGGTTGCGATCTCCTCATAGGTTGCATACCCCATCACCATACACACATGCCCAGCTGCTAGAAATCCCTGTACAGAACAGTCTGGTGCAGACAAAATGGCTTTCATCGCTGGTGGGACCAAGACATGGGCCACGAGTACTGAAAAATTAGATATCCCTTGTCGATGGGCTTGATATACCGCCATCGCTGTCGCTGGTACCGTTGTCTCAAACCCCACCGCAAAGAACACAATCTGCTGGTCTGGATTGGCTTGAGCTAACTTCAGGGCATCTAGGGAGGAATACACCATCCGTACCACTCCGCCTTGTGCCTTTGCTGATAACAGATCACCCTTTGTTCCGGGTACTCGCAACATATCCCCAAAGGAACAGAGCATCACTCCAGGGGTTTTGGCCAGTGTAATTGCATCATTAATTAACGCTACTGGTGTCACGCAGACGGGACACCCCGGTCCATGAACCAAGGTGATCGCCCTGGGTAACAGTTGATCAATCCCATGCTTCACAATCGTATGAGTTTGCCCACCACAAATTTCCATAATGGTCCAAGGCCGAGTTACCAGATGATCAATCTCGCGCACCCAAGACTTGACCAATCCAGGATCTCGATACTCATCTACAAACTTCATATTCCAATCTTCCTTACAGCCCTACCTCCAACGCTCCCGATCTCAGATCAATCCCCATCTCAGTCTTAAAAAGGTCTCGATATATCTCGCTATTTTGCTCCAATATAAATCCCTAATTCTTTAGCCGTCTGGACCAATCGCCCTTGTGGATTAACTGGATCTGGACACTTTTTCTCTCGATGACATTCCTTAATTCTGGGGATAACGTTCCTTAAGGGCTTACTTGCAACTTCGCCATTTTCCCAAACCACAAGACGGTTGAAATATTGCTGAGAAATCAGGTCAACGGCTTCCCGGCCAAAGCGAGCTGCTAAGAGACGATCAAAGGCTGTGGGCACCCCACTCCGCTGGATATGCCCCAAAACGATTGCACGACAATCTACCTCTTGCAGATTACAAAACTGAGGATGACCAGACGAACATAATGTTTTACTTTGCACCTGAATCTGTTGAGCTAAATACTCGCAAATGCTTGCAACTTTTTGCCCATTGGGTCTGCGCACCCCTTCAGCAATCACAACTAGAGCGAAACGCCGACCGCCTTGTTGGAGCAAAGCAATTTGACGACACACTTGGTCAATCACGGATGGGCTCAAGCATGGGGTTAACTCCGGTATTAAAATTACATCTGCGCCCCCTGCGATACCTGAATGTAACGCCAAATATCCGGCATCACGCCCCATCACCTGAACGACCATAATTCGATCATGGCTCGCTGCTGTGAAGGTGAGATCGTAGAGTGATCTCGTAACGGTATTAACAGCCGTATCAAACCCCAATGAAATTTCTGTAAAGGGCACATCATTATCGATGGTTTTTGGAATGGCCACCCACCGCCACTGCCCTTTTTGGGCAAGGTCGTCAATAATATCCAAACTCCCATCTCCACCAATGGCAATCAGAGAGTCCAAATTCAAACGCTGAAAACCCTGCAAAATTTCCTGTGCGATCGCAGGATCACTCGGATTGCCTTTGTTTAATGCTCCCAAGATACTGCCACTGAGGAATTGTAAAATATCTAATCCCCCTAACAATCCTGGAACATCATATCCATGCTCTGTTAATCTCAGGTCTTCAGGAGTACAGTGTCCTAATTCAAGATTAATAAGGCCTTGGGTGCCATAGGGAATGCCAAACACCTCCCAACCTTTGTGAGTCGCACATTTAATAACTGTCCGAATAATGGCGTTAAGCCCAGGGCAGTCACCACCGCTGGTGAGGATACCGATCCGTTTAGCTGGGTCCATAGAACTGGATATAACAAGGGGTTCACAAAAAGAACAGACTGATCAGAAAGAGATAAATTCTGAAGGGTCCGGTAACCGTCTCAATCAAAATTTAGATCGTTTAGCTTGAGTGTCTCTTTGAGAGATTTAAACATTCATCGGCATCAATCCTAGGGGATGATACGTTTGCAAAGCTTCAATATATTGAACACGTTCAAATGCGCTGGGGTCTGGACAATTAACCTGGCTCATACTCCCTTGAAGTTGCTGAATCGACTCATACTCATGCCCCTCTAGCCACTGACATAGGGCCTGGTCAAGCGTGCGGAGATGATCGATGCCGTGCTGGATTAAGACGCTCACCAGCATCGTGGCGTTGGCTCCAACCATCATCATTTTCAAGACATCCGCTGCAGTATGAATACCGCTCGTAGCGGCAAAGTCTACTGGCAGGGTTCCATAAAGAATAGCGATCCAACGCAGAGGTAATCTTATATCCTGCGGTGTACTTAGTAGTAGGTTGGGCCTGACTTCTAGGGTCTCTATATCGATATCTGGCTGATAAAAGCGATTAAAGAGGACAAGGCCATTTACCCCTGCATCCGTTAACCGTTTCGCCATATGCGCTAGATTGCTAAAGAAGGGACTAAGCTTAATCGCTACTGGAATATTGACTGTGGAATTAACGGTATGAACGATATCAATGTAGCTTTGCTCGATTTCTGCTCCTGTAATAGCCATCTCAGTGGGGACAGCGTAAATATTCAATTCCAGGGCATCAGCACCAGCTTCCTCTATTTTTTTAGCGTAGCTTGTCCATCCCCCAATCGTTGCCCCATTCAGACTAGCGATGATTGGAATATCCACGGTGGCTTTGGCTTGATGGATGTGGTCAAGATACTGCTCTGGCCCTACACGAAAGACATCAGGTTCTGGACAATAGGAGAGAGCTTCTGCAAAACTTTCGGTCCCCTGGGTGAAATGATGATGAAACCCAAGCCGATCTTGACGTAATTGTTCCTCAAACAAGGAGTGCAACACGATAGCGGCAGCGCCTGCATCTTCCATATGACGCAGATGATCAATCTTTTCTGATAATGGTGCACAAGCCCCAACCACTAGAGGAGAACGGAGTCTCATTCCCAAATACGTCGTACTTAAATCCATCTATTAGCCTCCTGTTAGGTGAAACGACCTAATAGTCACCAGCGATATCGTTACAGAATGAACTAGTCCATAATCTAAACAGTGAGTTTGAGGATTCTGTGAAGAAATCCCATCACCCACTGGGTTAGAGGACAATCCTTAAAGCTAGGCATGTTGTGATTGATGAGACTGCAGGTGACCTGAATTGGCAATCAGTTTTCATATAGTTCAACTGTATTGGGATATAACCCATATCTTGATTCAATCTGTCTAAGCGATGCTGAAGTGGGATAGATGCTTATTTTCGAGGATCTTACCTGTCCCCAAAACAACGCTATTTAATGGATTGGGGGCGATATGAACAGGTAGATGAGTCAAATCTTGGAAATACTTATCAATGCCGTAGAGTAAAGCCCCGCCTCCCGTTACCATAATTCCTCGCTCAGCAATATCGCTGACTAACTCAGGATGGGTCTTTTCTAGAAAGTTGAGAAGAGAAACAGCTATAGATCTACAGATAAAGA
Coding sequences within it:
- the hypD gene encoding hydrogenase formation protein HypD; this translates as MKFVDEYRDPGLVKSWVREIDHLVTRPWTIMEICGGQTHTIVKHGIDQLLPRAITLVHGPGCPVCVTPVALINDAITLAKTPGVMLCSFGDMLRVPGTKGDLLSAKAQGGVVRMVYSSLDALKLAQANPDQQIVFFAVGFETTVPATAMAVYQAHRQGISNFSVLVAHVLVPPAMKAILSAPDCSVQGFLAAGHVCMVMGYATYEEIATQYHTPIVVTGFEPVDILQGIYHCLQQLEVGKAVVENQYPRVVQSKGNSEAQQLMAEVFEPSDRQWRGLTTIPNSGLKLRPQYAYRDAQALLPQNSSVSVCVDTKSEINCISDQILQGFLKPPDCPAFGHQCTPEHPLGAPMVSSEGACAAYYRYRQFRGEVS
- a CDS encoding ATP-dependent 6-phosphofructokinase, with product MDPAKRIGILTSGGDCPGLNAIIRTVIKCATHKGWEVFGIPYGTQGLINLELGHCTPEDLRLTEHGYDVPGLLGGLDILQFLSGSILGALNKGNPSDPAIAQEILQGFQRLNLDSLIAIGGDGSLDIIDDLAQKGQWRWVAIPKTIDNDVPFTEISLGFDTAVNTVTRSLYDLTFTAASHDRIMVVQVMGRDAGYLALHSGIAGGADVILIPELTPCLSPSVIDQVCRQIALLQQGGRRFALVVIAEGVRRPNGQKVASICEYLAQQIQVQSKTLCSSGHPQFCNLQEVDCRAIVLGHIQRSGVPTAFDRLLAARFGREAVDLISQQYFNRLVVWENGEVASKPLRNVIPRIKECHREKKCPDPVNPQGRLVQTAKELGIYIGAK
- a CDS encoding dihydroorotate dehydrogenase-like protein, producing the protein MDLSTTYLGMRLRSPLVVGACAPLSEKIDHLRHMEDAGAAAIVLHSLFEEQLRQDRLGFHHHFTQGTESFAEALSYCPEPDVFRVGPEQYLDHIHQAKATVDIPIIASLNGATIGGWTSYAKKIEEAGADALELNIYAVPTEMAITGAEIEQSYIDIVHTVNSTVNIPVAIKLSPFFSNLAHMAKRLTDAGVNGLVLFNRFYQPDIDIETLEVRPNLLLSTPQDIRLPLRWIAILYGTLPVDFAATSGIHTAADVLKMMMVGANATMLVSVLIQHGIDHLRTLDQALCQWLEGHEYESIQQLQGSMSQVNCPDPSAFERVQYIEALQTYHPLGLMPMNV
- a CDS encoding rod shape-determining protein; the encoded protein is MFICRSIAVSLLNFLEKTHPELVSDIAERGIMVTGGGALLYGIDKYFQDLTHLPVHIAPNPLNSVVLGTGKILENKHLSHFSIA